A stretch of Pseudomonadota bacterium DNA encodes these proteins:
- a CDS encoding AAA family ATPase, with translation MQRLINRQLEAWKSSPQRKVLLVRGARQVGKTYSVREFGETYNSYLEVNFLESAEVGRFFQSGNLSPRSLLEKLQIYYGKTIIPGQTLLFFDEIQACPEALTALRFFYEQMPELHVVAAGSLLEFALQEIPSHGVGRIESIFMYPLSFKEFLNATDNQLLAQAIDGATTESALDLPIYGKAVDLFKIYSIIGGLPQIVKAFIDTKDTSICLSLIEDLLLGYEDDFAKYKTRISSQKLKDVLTSSARQAGGKFVYSHVNPGSNISGYDQALQLLELAGLVYRVYKTAANGVPLGAQVDRKSFKVIPFDLGIYNKLLNLNPSQIIIAEPQSFVHLGALAEVACGCELISHASPRQRAALYYWSRDVRGTNAEVDYIIQYKERLVPIEVKAGTKGKMQSLYRFLDEKQGELAIRCSLENFSQYRAPSGNSLVKVIPIFAIGSCKEIS, from the coding sequence ATGCAACGACTAATAAATAGACAGTTAGAAGCCTGGAAATCCTCTCCACAGCGCAAGGTTCTCCTCGTGCGAGGTGCACGCCAAGTTGGGAAAACATATAGCGTTAGAGAGTTTGGGGAAACGTATAATTCATATCTTGAAGTAAACTTTTTAGAGTCAGCAGAAGTTGGTCGCTTCTTTCAGTCGGGAAACTTATCACCACGGTCGCTACTAGAAAAACTACAGATCTATTATGGAAAGACAATTATCCCAGGACAGACGCTGCTCTTCTTTGATGAGATTCAAGCCTGCCCAGAAGCATTAACAGCACTCAGATTCTTCTATGAGCAGATGCCAGAGCTTCACGTTGTGGCAGCAGGATCGTTACTAGAATTCGCACTTCAAGAGATCCCATCGCATGGAGTTGGCAGAATAGAGTCAATTTTCATGTATCCACTCTCATTTAAGGAATTCTTAAATGCAACAGATAATCAGCTATTAGCACAAGCAATCGATGGCGCTACGACAGAGTCAGCACTTGATTTGCCGATTTATGGAAAGGCTGTGGATTTATTTAAAATATATTCGATCATTGGCGGATTGCCCCAGATTGTAAAGGCATTTATAGACACCAAAGATACTTCTATTTGCCTAAGTTTGATTGAAGATCTCTTGCTTGGATACGAAGATGATTTTGCAAAATATAAGACTAGAATTAGCAGTCAAAAATTAAAAGACGTATTAACCTCAAGTGCTCGCCAAGCCGGAGGAAAGTTTGTTTACTCGCATGTCAATCCTGGCAGTAATATCAGTGGCTACGATCAAGCGTTGCAGCTGCTAGAGTTGGCTGGGCTAGTTTATAGAGTTTATAAAACAGCCGCTAATGGAGTTCCTCTTGGGGCGCAGGTCGATCGAAAGAGCTTTAAGGTGATTCCATTTGATCTAGGTATCTATAATAAATTGCTGAACTTAAATCCTTCTCAGATAATTATTGCTGAACCACAATCTTTTGTTCACCTTGGTGCATTGGCTGAAGTTGCTTGCGGCTGCGAATTAATTTCTCATGCTTCGCCTCGACAAAGAGCGGCACTGTATTATTGGAGCAGGGATGTGCGCGGTACAAACGCAGAGGTTGATTATATTATTCAATATAAAGAGCGTTTAGTCCCGATTGAGGTCAAAGCTGGCACCAAGGGCAAAATGCAGAGTCTCTACCGTTTTTTAGATGAGAAACAGGGAGAGCTCGCTATTCGCTGCTCATTAGAAAATTTCTCTCAATATCGCGCCCCCAGCGGCAATTCACTAGTTAAGGTAATTCCGATCTTTGCAATTGGCAGTTGTAAAGAGATCAGCTAG
- a CDS encoding DUF2490 domain-containing protein has protein sequence MRKLVGLLFATLAVYVIPFTKTFAQNTDVQSWTQVITQVNLNKEWFAYMEAQPRVGDDISRLERLLIRPAIGYNINPNIALFLGYAWTPTFMNSHYQEDFRNESRIWQQVLIKDSRWGLDWQHRLRQEQRFIQDAAGPSNRTRYLLRGSYALSDSGHYGLTGYNEIFVNLNSQFKGPQGGFDRDRFFFGPYVKYGPGRYEIGYLGERSQRFDEDGGRYINAMMMMAFLNF, from the coding sequence ATGAGAAAGTTAGTAGGACTTCTTTTCGCTACACTAGCGGTATATGTAATTCCTTTTACGAAGACCTTCGCACAAAACACCGACGTCCAAAGTTGGACACAGGTAATCACGCAGGTCAATCTCAATAAGGAGTGGTTCGCGTATATGGAGGCGCAACCCCGCGTTGGTGACGACATCTCCCGATTAGAACGACTTCTGATTCGACCCGCGATTGGGTACAACATAAACCCAAACATCGCCCTCTTCCTAGGATACGCATGGACACCAACGTTCATGAACAGCCACTACCAGGAGGATTTCCGTAACGAGAGCCGAATCTGGCAACAGGTGCTCATCAAGGATTCCCGATGGGGGCTCGATTGGCAGCATCGCTTGCGCCAAGAGCAACGATTTATTCAGGACGCTGCAGGGCCTTCGAATCGAACCAGATACCTCCTGCGCGGAAGCTATGCGCTCTCTGATTCGGGCCACTATGGTCTTACCGGTTACAACGAGATCTTTGTGAACCTCAATTCCCAATTTAAAGGACCGCAAGGAGGGTTTGATCGAGATCGATTCTTCTTCGGCCCTTATGTGAAGTACGGCCCAGGTCGATACGAGATCGGATACCTTGGCGAACGTTCGCAGAGGTTTGATGAAGACGGCGGGCGTTATATCAATGCGATGATGATGATGGCGTTTCTTAATTTCTAG